The following coding sequences lie in one Flagellimonas eckloniae genomic window:
- a CDS encoding sulfatase, with translation MNLKQCIVLLGFSVLYWAASCQEIVDQPKNILLICIDDLRPELNSFGANYIKSPHIDGLAAMGRPFSHHYVNAPSCGPSRYTLLTGLYGTANNDAIFLRAKQMEKSAKNVPPSMPEWFRQNGYTTVSVGKVSHHPGGRGGTNWDSDSIPEMPNAWNRHLMPVGSWKTPKGAMHGLANGNIREVASEHDVLEAEEGPDEIYPDGLIVSEGLTQLEKLATGTKPFFLAIGLIKPHLPFGAPKKYLDLYNDIEFPPISHPEKPQGKTTWHESGEFMKYNRWGKDPREDQQFAMELRRHYAACVSYADKQVGDILNKLKETGADKNTIVVLWGDHGWHLGEHSIWGKHSLFEESLRSPLIIYDPEMNNEGVKSNAVVETLDIFPTLCDLTGLKIPGFTQGTSLAPILEYPQSPGHIAIAYTSSARTIRTEKYRFIQHENGEVELYDHSTKEKETQNIASTNVDLVVELRKRLVERRGN, from the coding sequence ATGAATTTGAAACAATGTATAGTGCTGTTAGGGTTTTCTGTTTTATACTGGGCTGCAAGCTGTCAAGAAATTGTCGATCAACCAAAAAACATTTTACTGATTTGTATTGATGATTTGCGTCCAGAACTGAATTCTTTTGGGGCAAACTACATTAAATCTCCACATATTGATGGATTAGCGGCTATGGGGCGGCCATTTTCTCATCATTATGTCAACGCACCAAGTTGTGGCCCATCTAGATATACTTTGCTGACGGGTCTTTACGGGACGGCGAACAATGATGCAATTTTTCTCAGGGCAAAACAAATGGAGAAATCAGCTAAAAATGTCCCCCCAAGTATGCCAGAATGGTTTCGTCAGAATGGCTATACTACCGTTTCAGTTGGGAAAGTTTCACACCACCCAGGTGGGCGGGGAGGCACAAATTGGGACAGTGATTCAATACCAGAAATGCCGAATGCTTGGAATAGACACCTGATGCCTGTGGGTTCCTGGAAAACTCCAAAAGGGGCAATGCACGGATTGGCAAATGGAAATATTAGAGAAGTTGCCAGTGAACATGATGTTTTAGAAGCTGAGGAGGGTCCAGATGAAATTTATCCAGACGGATTAATAGTCAGCGAAGGTCTAACTCAACTCGAAAAATTGGCAACGGGTACCAAACCCTTTTTTTTAGCCATAGGGCTTATCAAACCTCACCTTCCTTTTGGGGCACCAAAAAAGTATTTGGATCTCTATAACGATATTGAATTTCCGCCTATTTCCCATCCAGAAAAACCTCAAGGTAAGACGACGTGGCATGAGTCTGGCGAGTTTATGAAGTACAATCGTTGGGGGAAAGACCCAAGAGAAGACCAACAGTTTGCAATGGAATTGAGAAGGCACTATGCTGCATGTGTCAGTTATGCAGATAAGCAGGTGGGGGATATTTTAAACAAATTGAAAGAGACCGGTGCTGATAAGAACACGATTGTTGTTTTATGGGGAGACCATGGGTGGCATTTGGGTGAGCATAGTATCTGGGGAAAACATAGCCTGTTTGAAGAATCATTGCGTTCTCCATTGATTATTTATGATCCAGAAATGAATAATGAAGGAGTGAAAAGCAACGCAGTTGTGGAAACCCTTGACATATTCCCAACCCTTTGTGATTTAACCGGTTTGAAAATACCGGGTTTCACGCAGGGAACTTCATTGGCTCCAATTTTAGAATATCCACAATCACCCGGACATATAGCAATTGCATATACGAGTTCCGCAAGAACAATTCGAACGGAAAAGTATAGATTTATCCAGCACGAGAATGGTGAGGTTGAACTATATGACCACAGCACGAAAGAAAAGGAGACTCAGAATATTGCTTCTACCAATGTTGACCTAGTGGTAGAATTAAGAAAACGTTTAGTTGAGAGAAGAGGCAATTAA
- a CDS encoding SDR family oxidoreductase — protein MDLKGKVAYITGGTKGIGFGIAQNLLKQGMKVAISGRNLEKVKEAAKVLGDNTVVLGLVSDVTVLEDEKLAIQKILEKWGQLDVVLANAGVGHFAPVDELDETKWHQMINTNLNGVFHTLKASVEALKKSEGYYMTVASLAGTNFFAQGAGYNATKFGVVGFTQAVMLDLRKHNIKVTTIMPGSVATHFNNNEPSEKDSWKIQVEDIGKLVVDLLQMHPRTLPSKIEVRPTRPDLK, from the coding sequence ATGGATTTAAAGGGAAAAGTAGCATACATAACAGGTGGAACCAAAGGAATTGGGTTTGGAATAGCCCAAAACTTATTGAAACAAGGTATGAAGGTGGCCATAAGTGGAAGAAACTTAGAGAAAGTTAAAGAAGCTGCTAAAGTATTGGGCGATAATACTGTTGTTCTGGGCTTGGTATCAGACGTTACCGTACTTGAGGATGAAAAATTGGCAATTCAGAAAATTTTAGAAAAATGGGGACAGTTGGATGTTGTTTTGGCGAATGCAGGCGTTGGACATTTTGCACCTGTCGATGAATTGGATGAAACAAAATGGCACCAAATGATCAATACTAATTTAAATGGTGTTTTCCATACTTTAAAAGCATCTGTTGAAGCTTTAAAAAAATCTGAAGGATACTACATGACGGTGGCCAGCTTGGCTGGAACTAATTTTTTTGCCCAGGGAGCGGGATATAATGCCACAAAGTTTGGGGTAGTTGGCTTTACCCAAGCGGTAATGCTGGATTTAAGAAAGCATAATATAAAGGTAACTACTATTATGCCAGGCTCGGTTGCAACACATTTTAACAATAATGAACCTTCCGAAAAAGATTCTTGGAAAATTCAAGTTGAAGATATCGGAAAACTTGTTGTGGATTTATTACAAATGCACCCAAGAACATTGCCTAGCAAGATTGAGGTTCGTCCTACAAGACCGGATTTAAAATAG
- a CDS encoding amidohydrolase family protein has translation MYKKEVFLSLLLLMVSIGNAQEDTLLLKNYSPRSIYKIPVTKIEKAKFPVLDMHSHPYAQTADEIMEWVRTMDKFGIEKTTILTYQTGKSFDSIYNIYSKYNGRFEVWCGFDFTGYNEKGWSKKAVRELERCYKLGARGVGELGDKGEGLLYSKPTPAYGMHIDDERMKPLIKKCGKLGMPINIHVAEPYWMYGPIDRHNDGLMNAGKWKIDTLKKDILLHADLIKTLENAVKANPNTTFIACHFANCSYDLNIIGALLSKYDNLYADISARYGETAPIPRYTKTFYEKNQDKLIYGTDMGFDSKMYKTTFRILETEDEHFYEKSFFNYHWPLHGLGLSDTVLKKLYYENAKKITN, from the coding sequence ATGTACAAAAAAGAAGTCTTCCTGTCGTTACTTCTTCTAATGGTTTCCATTGGAAATGCTCAAGAAGATACCTTACTTCTTAAAAATTACAGTCCAAGGTCTATATATAAAATACCCGTGACCAAGATTGAGAAAGCAAAATTTCCAGTGTTGGACATGCATTCCCATCCCTATGCCCAGACCGCAGATGAGATTATGGAATGGGTAAGAACAATGGACAAATTTGGAATTGAAAAAACAACCATTTTAACCTACCAAACAGGAAAATCTTTTGATAGTATTTACAATATCTACTCTAAATACAATGGCCGTTTTGAAGTTTGGTGCGGATTTGATTTTACGGGATATAATGAAAAAGGATGGAGTAAGAAAGCTGTAAGGGAATTGGAACGTTGTTATAAATTGGGTGCCCGTGGAGTGGGAGAACTCGGGGATAAGGGAGAGGGATTGTTGTATTCCAAACCTACACCAGCCTATGGAATGCATATTGATGATGAACGGATGAAACCCCTCATAAAAAAATGTGGGAAACTGGGTATGCCAATCAACATACATGTTGCAGAACCTTATTGGATGTACGGGCCTATTGATAGACACAATGATGGACTGATGAATGCCGGAAAATGGAAAATAGATACCTTAAAAAAAGACATATTATTGCATGCAGACTTGATTAAAACTCTGGAGAATGCTGTTAAAGCAAATCCCAACACTACATTTATAGCGTGTCATTTTGCTAATTGCAGCTACGACCTGAATATCATTGGAGCGCTTTTAAGCAAATATGATAACCTCTATGCCGATATCTCTGCCAGATACGGTGAGACCGCTCCAATTCCCCGTTACACAAAAACTTTTTACGAGAAAAATCAAGACAAACTAATATACGGTACCGATATGGGTTTTGATTCTAAAATGTATAAAACCACATTTAGAATATTGGAAACCGAAGATGAGCACTTTTATGAAAAGAGTTTCTTCAACTACCATTGGCCTTTACATGGATTGGGTTTGAGTGACACTGTCTTAAAAAAACTATACTATGAAAATGCGAAGAAAATCACTAATTGA
- a CDS encoding amidohydrolase family protein: MKKEFNFGEEKIDAHVHFNGLRDDLIRYGIENGFNFLSINTDIPFFPSIDEQEKVILKLKKEYPSHINYATTFSCKNWGNSTWLQESLDRIKKSLDQGAIGVKIWKNIGMSLKDEADNFVLVDHASFDPIYDFLSQNNIPLLGHIGEPKNCWLPLDKMTVDQDRKYFAEHPEFHMYRLPHFPDYLDHINARDTMLSKHPNLHFVGLHLSSQEWETNEVAKFLDTYPNTMVDLAERICHLQHQAVTDWKKVHDFMIKYQDRIIYGSDVIDNLSLSEDELISYMDGRYNMHWNFFTKDEAMSAPKVSSGFNGLGLPMQVVRKIYTGNASGFYSI; the protein is encoded by the coding sequence ATGAAAAAAGAATTTAATTTTGGTGAAGAAAAAATAGATGCACATGTTCATTTTAATGGTTTGAGGGATGATTTAATTCGATATGGAATTGAGAATGGTTTCAACTTTCTTTCCATTAATACAGACATCCCTTTTTTTCCCTCTATTGACGAGCAAGAAAAAGTAATCCTTAAATTAAAAAAAGAATATCCAAGCCATATAAATTACGCAACTACTTTTTCATGCAAGAATTGGGGGAATTCCACTTGGCTGCAAGAAAGTCTAGACAGAATTAAAAAATCCTTGGACCAAGGGGCTATCGGAGTTAAAATATGGAAGAACATTGGCATGTCTTTAAAAGACGAAGCCGATAATTTTGTTTTGGTGGACCATGCATCTTTTGACCCAATTTATGACTTTCTATCACAAAACAACATTCCATTGTTGGGGCATATTGGTGAACCAAAAAATTGCTGGTTGCCACTTGATAAAATGACGGTGGATCAAGACCGAAAATATTTTGCGGAACATCCTGAGTTCCATATGTACCGTCTTCCTCATTTTCCTGATTATTTAGATCATATTAATGCTAGGGATACTATGTTATCCAAACATCCAAATCTTCATTTTGTAGGGTTACACCTATCCAGTCAGGAATGGGAAACAAACGAAGTAGCCAAGTTTTTAGATACCTATCCAAATACAATGGTTGATTTAGCAGAAAGAATCTGTCATTTACAACATCAAGCTGTTACAGATTGGAAGAAAGTTCATGATTTCATGATAAAATACCAAGACAGAATTATTTATGGTTCAGATGTAATTGATAATCTAAGCTTATCAGAAGATGAATTGATTTCTTATATGGACGGCCGCTATAATATGCATTGGAACTTCTTCACCAAAGATGAAGCAATGTCGGCTCCAAAAGTATCTTCTGGCTTTAACGGATTGGGTTTGCCGATGCAAGTGGTCCGAAAAATTTATACAGGAAACGCTTCTGGTTTTTATAGCATTTAA
- a CDS encoding sodium:solute symporter family protein gives MVVLKAIDYIIIFGFLALVLFIGIYVSKRSGKNTSEYFLSGRNMPWWLLGFSMVATTFSTDTPNLVTDFVRTDGVSGNWSWWAFLLTGLLTVFVYAKLWRKSNVATDMEFYDLRYGGRPAHFLRGFRSLYLGVLFNVMIMSAVTLATIKIGQVMLGLTPIQTVLIGGVVTVIFSAIGGFRGVVYTDFVLFFVAMFGAIGAAIYLVNIPEVGGLSNVLSNSRVKEKMSILPDLSNKESLITLLIIPLAVQWWSAWYPGGEPGGGGYIAQRMLAAKNENHAMGATFFFNLLHYALRPWPWILVALASLVVYPDLDSIRQAFPNVEESILKNDLAYSAMLTKLPSGLLGIVLASLGAAYMSTISTHLNWGSSYIVNDFYKQQVNKKASEKELVNVGRISTVILMVLSGFFALTLNNATQLFDIIIMFGAGTGLIFILRWFWWRINAWSEIVAMFASGIISIVFWQFEDPLFLNDGAFFPEWSKYLLIVLSTTIIWVGVTFLTRPESEEVLVSFYKKTTPGGPGWKKIRDKNQQIQVDEEPWSVPSGILAMLLGCVLVYGCLFATGNWIYGNYKTAVILTIIMLVSGLLLYRLWSKIKVNIL, from the coding sequence ATGGTGGTTTTAAAAGCAATCGATTATATAATAATATTTGGTTTTTTGGCCTTGGTCCTATTCATTGGGATTTATGTTTCCAAAAGATCAGGAAAGAACACTTCAGAATATTTTTTGTCGGGCAGGAATATGCCTTGGTGGTTGTTGGGTTTTTCTATGGTTGCCACTACGTTTTCTACGGACACCCCAAATTTGGTAACAGACTTTGTCCGTACTGATGGAGTATCTGGGAATTGGAGTTGGTGGGCTTTTTTACTTACGGGGCTGCTCACGGTTTTCGTATATGCCAAGCTATGGCGAAAATCTAATGTTGCCACTGATATGGAATTTTACGACCTACGCTATGGTGGCAGACCGGCACATTTTTTAAGAGGTTTTAGATCACTTTATTTAGGTGTTCTGTTCAATGTGATGATCATGTCCGCCGTTACATTGGCAACAATAAAAATTGGACAGGTTATGCTTGGTTTAACACCTATACAAACAGTCCTTATTGGTGGCGTAGTTACGGTCATTTTTAGTGCTATAGGAGGCTTTCGTGGAGTTGTTTATACCGACTTTGTTTTATTTTTTGTTGCCATGTTTGGTGCTATTGGTGCTGCAATCTATTTGGTCAATATTCCAGAAGTCGGAGGTCTATCGAATGTTCTGAGCAATAGCAGGGTTAAAGAAAAAATGTCCATCCTTCCCGATCTTTCAAATAAAGAGAGCCTAATCACATTATTGATTATACCGTTGGCGGTACAATGGTGGAGTGCATGGTACCCTGGTGGTGAACCCGGTGGCGGCGGATATATTGCCCAACGTATGCTTGCGGCCAAAAATGAAAACCATGCTATGGGAGCTACATTCTTTTTTAATCTTTTACATTATGCATTACGACCATGGCCATGGATATTGGTAGCGTTGGCATCATTGGTTGTTTATCCAGATTTAGATAGTATACGCCAAGCATTTCCAAACGTGGAAGAAAGTATTTTAAAGAATGATCTTGCTTATTCTGCAATGTTGACAAAACTTCCATCAGGTTTATTGGGAATTGTATTGGCATCATTGGGAGCAGCTTACATGTCAACCATTTCAACACATTTAAATTGGGGCTCCTCATACATTGTTAATGATTTTTACAAACAACAAGTAAATAAAAAAGCCTCTGAAAAAGAGTTGGTGAATGTAGGGAGAATTTCGACAGTTATATTAATGGTATTAAGCGGATTTTTTGCGTTGACCCTCAACAATGCCACACAATTATTTGATATAATTATCATGTTTGGTGCGGGTACAGGTTTAATTTTTATCCTTAGATGGTTTTGGTGGAGAATTAATGCTTGGAGCGAAATTGTTGCCATGTTCGCTTCCGGGATTATTTCAATAGTTTTTTGGCAGTTTGAAGACCCATTGTTTCTGAATGATGGCGCTTTTTTCCCAGAATGGAGCAAGTATCTTTTGATAGTTTTGAGTACTACCATTATATGGGTGGGGGTTACTTTTCTCACCCGGCCTGAATCCGAAGAGGTACTGGTTAGTTTTTATAAAAAAACTACTCCTGGTGGCCCTGGATGGAAGAAAATTCGGGACAAAAATCAGCAGATACAAGTGGATGAAGAACCATGGTCGGTACCCTCGGGTATTCTTGCAATGTTACTAGGTTGTGTTTTGGTTTATGGATGCCTCTTTGCCACAGGGAATTGGATTTATGGAAATTATAAAACGGCTGTTATCTTGACCATCATAATGTTAGTGTCAGGGCTGCTACTATATAGGCTATGGTCTAAAATAAAAGTAAACATTCTGTAA
- a CDS encoding Gfo/Idh/MocA family protein, with translation MSTRRKFIKRTSVLGTGIALAPHLTHGYFNTSSLDKLNIGMIGVGLRGTHHLENLLLRKDVNITAICDIDPVRIDVSLKAIENAKAIKPKVFNKGEYDYRNLLALKEVDAVIISTPWLWHTRMTKDAMMAGKYAGVEVSAANTLEECWDLVNTHEQTGIHMMILENVNYRRDVMAILNMVRKNIFGELVHYRCGYQHDLREVKFNNGKQPYGGGVEFGEKATSEAKWRTLHSVKRNADVYPTHGIGPIAAMADINRGNRFVSLTSNATKGIGLHNHIVKHGGKDHPNAKVKFKQGDVITSTIETAEGETIIVTHDCNLPRPYSLGFRVQGANGLWEVDGNRIYIEGESEPHTWDEATKWLEEHDHPLWKKYGDYAESAGHGGMDFFVLNAFVESAKQNIAPPMDAYDAAAWSAITPLSEVSIENNGEPQDFPDFTRGEWLKRQPYEWIKDSY, from the coding sequence ATGAGCACACGAAGGAAATTCATTAAAAGAACATCAGTTTTAGGAACAGGAATCGCTTTAGCTCCTCATCTAACACATGGATATTTTAATACAAGTTCACTGGACAAGTTGAACATAGGTATGATTGGTGTGGGTTTAAGAGGAACCCATCATCTAGAAAACCTACTGTTACGAAAAGATGTAAATATTACTGCTATTTGTGATATTGACCCCGTTCGTATAGACGTATCATTGAAAGCAATTGAAAATGCAAAGGCTATAAAACCAAAGGTTTTCAATAAGGGAGAATACGATTACAGAAACCTCCTAGCTTTAAAAGAAGTTGATGCAGTTATCATTTCCACACCATGGCTATGGCACACGCGTATGACCAAAGATGCTATGATGGCAGGAAAATATGCTGGCGTAGAGGTATCTGCAGCCAATACGTTGGAAGAATGCTGGGATCTTGTGAACACCCATGAGCAAACAGGAATCCACATGATGATTCTTGAGAATGTCAATTACCGCAGAGATGTTATGGCAATTCTGAATATGGTACGGAAGAACATTTTTGGGGAGCTCGTGCATTATAGATGTGGGTATCAACATGATTTAAGGGAAGTGAAATTTAATAATGGAAAACAGCCCTATGGCGGTGGCGTGGAGTTTGGTGAAAAAGCTACGTCCGAGGCAAAATGGCGAACATTACATTCCGTAAAGAGGAACGCGGATGTTTATCCAACCCATGGAATAGGTCCAATTGCAGCCATGGCAGATATCAATAGGGGGAACCGCTTTGTTTCGCTTACTTCTAATGCTACTAAGGGCATAGGATTGCATAACCACATCGTAAAACATGGAGGAAAAGACCACCCCAATGCAAAAGTAAAGTTCAAACAGGGCGATGTGATTACTTCTACTATAGAAACAGCAGAGGGGGAAACCATTATAGTTACCCACGATTGTAATTTGCCTAGGCCATACTCGCTTGGGTTTAGAGTTCAGGGAGCGAACGGTTTATGGGAAGTAGATGGGAACAGAATCTATATTGAAGGGGAATCGGAACCACATACCTGGGATGAAGCAACTAAATGGTTGGAAGAGCATGACCATCCTTTATGGAAAAAATATGGAGATTATGCTGAAAGTGCAGGTCATGGTGGGATGGACTTTTTTGTGTTGAACGCCTTTGTGGAATCTGCAAAGCAAAATATTGCTCCGCCTATGGATGCATATGATGCGGCAGCATGGAGCGCCATAACTCCTCTATCGGAAGTTTCCATAGAAAATAATGGAGAGCCACAGGACTTTCCAGATTTTACAAGGGGTGAATGGTTAAAGCGTCAACCCTATGAATGGATTAAAGATTCTTACTAG
- a CDS encoding class II fructose-bisphosphate aldolase, producing the protein MRLKQKLTYNKENGKALLATNFYNFETLSAVLTAAKQSESEIILQLSESSIKYMGLKVAKSLAKAAIEQFGVKAWLHLDHGQDVTLVKQCIDVGFDSVMIDASEKPFGENVKISHDIVKYAESFDINVEAELGYISKLGQDQKMIYTQPDEAKEFVESTGVNALAIAVGSAHGFYKEAPKLQIDLIEQINKVTPAALVLHGSSGIPDEQLQAAIQQGITKINLATEIKNIFMKSLQHEFKNTDNIDLREVFPKATAQAIDLVSAKLRVINFN; encoded by the coding sequence ATGAGATTAAAACAAAAACTAACCTATAACAAAGAGAACGGCAAAGCATTACTTGCTACTAATTTTTACAATTTTGAGACGCTATCGGCGGTGCTCACAGCGGCTAAGCAATCTGAATCTGAAATTATTTTGCAACTATCGGAGAGCTCCATAAAATATATGGGGTTAAAGGTGGCCAAATCATTGGCCAAGGCTGCAATTGAACAATTTGGGGTCAAAGCTTGGCTACATCTTGATCATGGACAGGACGTGACCTTGGTCAAACAATGTATAGATGTCGGATTTGATTCCGTAATGATAGATGCCAGCGAAAAACCGTTTGGGGAAAATGTAAAGATTTCGCATGATATCGTGAAATATGCTGAAAGCTTTGACATTAACGTTGAAGCAGAGTTGGGATATATTTCAAAATTGGGTCAGGATCAAAAAATGATTTATACCCAACCCGATGAAGCCAAAGAATTTGTTGAATCCACGGGTGTAAATGCACTTGCCATTGCTGTTGGTTCAGCACATGGTTTTTATAAAGAGGCACCCAAATTACAAATAGATTTAATAGAGCAGATAAATAAAGTAACGCCGGCAGCCCTAGTATTGCATGGGAGCTCTGGAATACCTGATGAACAATTGCAAGCTGCCATTCAACAAGGTATTACCAAGATCAACCTAGCTACAGAGATTAAAAATATCTTCATGAAAAGCTTGCAGCATGAATTTAAGAACACGGACAACATTGATTTGCGCGAAGTTTTCCCAAAAGCAACAGCTCAGGCAATAGATTTGGTATCTGCCAAATTACGGGTAATCAATTTTAATTAA
- a CDS encoding glycoside hydrolase family 36 protein, with translation MKMRRKSLIENLSALCCMLLLLCGSCKAQNKKESVLQIDNGDVTFEINNQLHTKLTVKLGNVKPIMEDFQPSEQLVIGRILLDSFTFENFSEEKLKGDISGKKWTVLGKYDSNNLQISKTLEVVVYDDFPNLISTKVTYTNTSNDDVFVDQWTNNSYKITSQGDNPPFWAFQGSSSSSRSDWIVPLQPGYYKKNFMGMNDTDYGGGIPVASIWRTDVNIAVGHLALTPKQVSLPTEIPKKENSVGIGVSKNFEERTWFNAGESLETLETFVSVSKGDYYTNLSMYSNIMQAKGIEIVETEEAAFEAIWCAWGYERQFTLDEIVNTLPKVKELGIKWAVLDDGFQIAEGDWDAHPDKFPKGNIEIKNLVDKIHDYGLKAKIWWTPLAADPHSTILKEYPEMRVFNDDESPQFITWWDAYYLSPTKQETIKHTKNTIDLFMNEWGFDGLKMDGQHMNAVGPDHSLDSPEEAVEGIPDFFQMIYDEARSIKPNAVVENCPCGTCMSYYNMASMNQAVSSDPLSSWQIRHKGKTYKALVPNTAYYGDHVELSDNASDFASSFGIGAVLGTKFTWPKDNPEASDSFLLTPQKEKVWKKWFNLYNEKMLSKEPYLGNLYDIGYDKPETHVIKKGEALYYGFYADKWDGPIELRGLSEGQNYTVENYFDGVDMGEVSVSDPTINAKFKKFLLVQVSPK, from the coding sequence ATGAAAATGCGAAGAAAATCACTAATTGAAAATTTATCCGCTTTATGCTGTATGCTGCTTTTGTTGTGCGGGTCATGTAAAGCACAGAACAAAAAAGAATCTGTATTACAAATTGATAATGGTGATGTGACATTTGAAATAAACAATCAACTACACACCAAGTTGACTGTTAAATTGGGAAATGTTAAACCTATTATGGAAGACTTTCAACCTTCCGAACAACTTGTCATAGGTCGAATTTTACTTGACTCTTTCACTTTCGAAAACTTTTCAGAGGAAAAACTAAAAGGGGACATATCTGGAAAAAAATGGACTGTTTTAGGAAAATATGATTCAAATAACCTACAGATTTCTAAAACACTTGAAGTAGTGGTGTATGATGATTTTCCAAACCTTATTTCCACTAAAGTTACTTACACCAATACTTCCAATGATGATGTTTTTGTGGACCAATGGACCAATAATTCCTATAAGATTACTTCCCAAGGAGATAACCCTCCTTTCTGGGCATTTCAAGGAAGCTCTTCAAGTAGCCGAAGTGATTGGATAGTTCCTTTACAACCTGGGTATTACAAAAAAAACTTTATGGGGATGAACGATACCGATTATGGCGGTGGAATTCCAGTAGCCTCAATTTGGAGAACGGATGTTAATATAGCCGTTGGGCACTTGGCCCTTACCCCCAAACAAGTAAGCCTTCCAACGGAAATACCTAAAAAGGAAAACAGTGTTGGTATTGGTGTATCAAAAAACTTTGAAGAACGTACTTGGTTTAATGCTGGGGAGAGCTTGGAAACGCTCGAAACTTTTGTGTCAGTTTCAAAAGGGGATTACTATACCAATCTTTCAATGTATTCAAACATAATGCAGGCCAAAGGAATAGAAATAGTGGAGACCGAGGAAGCCGCTTTTGAGGCTATTTGGTGTGCTTGGGGGTATGAGAGGCAGTTTACTTTGGATGAAATTGTGAACACCTTGCCCAAAGTAAAGGAACTTGGCATAAAATGGGCTGTTTTGGATGATGGTTTTCAAATTGCGGAAGGTGATTGGGATGCGCATCCAGATAAATTTCCAAAAGGGAATATAGAAATCAAAAATCTTGTAGATAAAATTCATGATTACGGATTAAAAGCAAAAATTTGGTGGACTCCCTTGGCTGCCGACCCACACAGTACTATATTAAAAGAATACCCGGAAATGAGGGTTTTCAATGACGATGAATCGCCACAATTTATAACATGGTGGGATGCCTATTATCTTTCCCCTACAAAACAGGAAACAATAAAGCATACAAAAAACACCATTGATTTATTTATGAATGAATGGGGGTTTGATGGTCTTAAAATGGACGGTCAACATATGAATGCTGTTGGGCCAGACCATAGTCTGGATAGTCCAGAAGAAGCTGTGGAAGGGATACCTGATTTCTTTCAAATGATTTATGATGAAGCTAGAAGCATAAAACCTAATGCGGTTGTTGAGAATTGTCCCTGTGGTACGTGTATGTCCTACTATAATATGGCATCTATGAACCAAGCGGTTTCATCCGATCCGTTATCTAGTTGGCAAATACGGCATAAAGGCAAAACATACAAGGCCCTTGTACCAAACACGGCTTACTATGGCGATCATGTTGAGCTTAGTGATAATGCAAGCGATTTTGCCAGTTCCTTTGGTATTGGTGCAGTTTTGGGCACTAAATTCACTTGGCCTAAAGATAATCCAGAAGCGTCAGATAGCTTTTTGCTAACCCCCCAAAAAGAAAAGGTTTGGAAAAAATGGTTCAACTTATATAACGAGAAAATGTTGTCCAAAGAACCTTATTTGGGAAATCTCTATGATATTGGATACGACAAACCAGAAACACATGTCATTAAAAAAGGGGAAGCATTGTATTATGGCTTTTATGCTGATAAATGGGATGGCCCTATTGAACTCAGAGGATTGTCAGAAGGACAAAACTATACCGTAGAAAACTATTTTGATGGAGTGGATATGGGTGAGGTTTCAGTAAGTGACCCAACGATAAACGCAAAGTTTAAAAAGTTTTTGTTGGTTCAAGTTTCCCCAAAATAA